One Planctomycetota bacterium genomic region harbors:
- a CDS encoding AraC family transcriptional regulator has product MTGRTQVHAAIRQLCGAIFNEPQRLRDVVSHRVTGTFSIASHRHRDELQFDLLEDCCGEALLGSEAWPVSGLTLLVHYPGERHGFTLRGGRRWHLKLRMPRVDRVWPEIVTAAPAMPRIGRIARELASYSIQKEDRPPRLLALVTDLMASWPVRDVSALDAASVEDARDLADAVALVQASKGPPPSIAEMAAAAHLSRRHFARRFRTRFGCTPAEFADTHRLARAKSLLLGGQMSAAAVADAVGFTTHSAFTRWFTRHVGQSPRRFRTDPQTA; this is encoded by the coding sequence ATGACCGGGCGAACACAGGTCCATGCAGCGATCCGACAGCTTTGCGGCGCAATCTTCAACGAACCGCAACGGCTTCGGGATGTCGTGAGCCATCGTGTAACCGGCACGTTCTCGATCGCCTCGCATCGCCATCGCGACGAGTTGCAGTTCGACCTGCTCGAGGATTGTTGTGGCGAAGCGTTGCTCGGTTCCGAGGCATGGCCGGTCTCTGGGCTGACGCTACTGGTGCACTATCCAGGCGAGCGTCATGGCTTCACGCTACGTGGGGGCCGGCGTTGGCATTTGAAGCTCCGCATGCCTCGGGTGGATCGAGTGTGGCCGGAGATTGTCACCGCTGCGCCGGCGATGCCACGGATCGGGCGGATCGCCCGTGAACTCGCAAGTTACTCGATTCAAAAGGAGGATCGGCCACCAAGGTTGCTCGCGCTCGTGACGGACCTGATGGCAAGCTGGCCGGTGCGGGACGTGTCGGCGCTGGACGCGGCGAGCGTGGAGGACGCGCGGGATTTGGCCGACGCCGTGGCATTGGTGCAGGCGAGCAAGGGGCCACCACCGAGTATCGCGGAGATGGCCGCAGCGGCTCACCTCTCACGGCGGCACTTCGCTCGACGGTTTCGCACGCGGTTCGGCTGCACCCCGGCGGAGTTCGCCGACACACACCGCCTGGCCCGGGCAAAGTCACTATTGCTCGGCGGGCAAATGTCGGCCGCTGCTGTCGCCGACGCCGTCGGCTTCACGACACACAGCGCGTTCACCCGCTGGTTCACGCGACACGTCGGCCAATCGCCACGTCGTTTCCGGACCGATCCACAGACCGCGTGA
- a CDS encoding Gfo/Idh/MocA family oxidoreductase, with product METRKLGIVMNGVTGRMGTNQHLIRSILATRDQGGVKVSPELVLMPEPILAGRNENKLRDLATKHGVEKFTTDVEGAIKSDDCDIVFDASATQLRGKFVQLACDVGKPVYCEKPTAIETDEALRLAKLAEDAGIKNGVVQDKLWLPGIRRLKQLIDQGFFGEILSIRGEFGYWVFAGDIDDQPIQRPSWNYRKEDGGGIMVDMFCHWQYVLAHTFGPVKRLVSAARTDLPERRDEGGKPYTCTADDSAYAIFELAGGHNVPDGTIAQFNSSWVTRVRRDDLLTIQVDGTHGSAVAGLRECHIQHAANTPKPVWNPDIPQPIDFYENWSQMPAATDYDNAFKIQWEMFLRHVALDEPFPYTLREGAKGVQLAELGLKSAAEHCWVDVLELK from the coding sequence ATGGAAACACGCAAGCTCGGCATTGTGATGAACGGCGTCACCGGACGCATGGGCACCAACCAGCACCTGATCCGCTCGATCCTCGCCACCCGCGATCAAGGCGGCGTGAAAGTCTCGCCGGAACTCGTGCTGATGCCCGAGCCGATCCTCGCCGGCCGCAACGAGAACAAGCTCCGCGACTTGGCCACCAAGCATGGCGTCGAGAAGTTCACCACCGATGTCGAAGGTGCGATCAAGAGCGACGACTGCGACATCGTCTTTGACGCCTCGGCCACGCAGCTGCGAGGTAAGTTCGTTCAGCTCGCGTGTGACGTGGGCAAACCGGTTTATTGCGAGAAGCCGACGGCGATCGAGACCGACGAAGCGCTACGCCTCGCCAAGCTCGCCGAGGACGCAGGCATCAAGAACGGTGTCGTACAGGATAAGCTCTGGCTTCCCGGCATCCGCCGACTCAAGCAACTCATCGACCAGGGCTTCTTCGGCGAAATCCTCAGCATCCGTGGCGAGTTCGGCTACTGGGTCTTCGCCGGCGACATCGACGACCAACCCATCCAACGCCCGAGTTGGAACTACCGCAAGGAAGACGGCGGCGGGATCATGGTCGACATGTTCTGCCATTGGCAGTACGTCCTGGCCCACACGTTCGGCCCGGTGAAGCGGCTGGTGTCAGCCGCTCGCACCGACCTGCCCGAACGACGCGACGAGGGCGGCAAGCCGTATACATGCACGGCCGACGACAGTGCGTACGCCATCTTCGAGCTGGCCGGCGGGCACAACGTGCCCGACGGGACGATCGCGCAGTTCAATAGCAGCTGGGTCACCCGCGTCCGCCGCGATGACCTGCTCACGATCCAAGTCGACGGCACCCACGGCAGCGCCGTTGCCGGCCTGCGCGAGTGCCACATCCAACACGCAGCCAACACGCCCAAGCCGGTCTGGAACCCCGACATCCCGCAGCCGATCGACTTCTACGAGAACTGGTCGCAAATGCCGGCCGCCACCGATTACGACAACGCGTTCAAGATTCAGTGGGAGATGTTCCTGCGTCACGTCGCGCTCGACGAGCCGTTCCCGTACACGCTGCGTGAAGGGGCCAAGGGCGTACAGTTGGCCGAGCTTGGACTGAAGAGCGCGGCCGAGCATTGCTGGGTCGACGTGCTGGAGTTGAAGTAA